CCGTCATTTATCCGATTATCCTGCCAGATCGCTTAACAGTAATTCTCTCCAAAGCAGGGCAACCACTCCGTTCCTATGTCACTCACAAATCGCAAGCTGAAATTGAGCAGACTCTAGACAATTTTTTGGTTGCTCTTAACCCTGTCTCAGATTCTAAAAACCGAGATCGATTATCTCAACAAATTTATAGTTGGTTGATTCGTCCAGAGGAAGCAGAGCAAGCATTTATTGATACCAAGACATTGGTGTTTGTTTTGGATGGTCGATTGCGGAATATTCCCATAGCAGCCCTTTTTGACGGTAAGCAATATCTGATCGAGAAGTATGCTGTAGCGCTCTCACCAGGATTGCAACTGATGGCGACGCGATCGTAAAACCACATCAGTGCGATCGTCGGTGGCATTAGCCAATCTCGTGCTGGCTTTAGTGCTTTGCCCGCCGTCGAATCAGAAGTGAAACAAATCTCCAAGGCGGTATCTTCTAAGATGTTACTGAATCAGGAATTTACCAGTCAAGCCCTTGCTGAACGTGTGAAATCTAGTAGTGCAGGTATTGTCCACCTAGCAACCCACGGACAGTTTAGTTCCCGCCTTGAAGACACCTTCTTGCTCACTTGGGATGGACAAGTCAATGTTAAAGAATTATCTGAACTCCTGAAAAATCGGGGTAGCGATCCATCAAAAGCTATCGAGTTGCTGGTACTAAGTGCCTGCGATACTGCCGCAGGAGACGATCGCGCCGTCCTGGGACTAGCAGGCTTGGCTGTCAAATCCGGCGCTCGCTCAACTATCGCTACCCTATGGCCCGTCAAAGATCGGGCAGCCGCGATGCTAATGACTCGCTTCTATGAGCAACTGCGACAACCCAAAATCACTAAAGCCGAAGCACTAAGACAAGCACAAATTAGCCTAATTCGCCAAACTGATTTCCACGAACCGTTCTTTTGGTCTGGCTTTGTTTTGATCGGCAACTGGATTTAGCTAAGTAATACAACGGACTTCATTGCAAATAATTTAGGCTATTTTTTACAGCGTTTGATATCAAGTTCGCCTATACTGCTAGTAGAACTTCCCTGACTTTACTGTTACTTAGACTTATTCTCTGAGCTTCTGAACATAGTCAAAAGAAACGCATTTTGTTTGTATCACATTTCAAAGACATAAGGAAAAACATCATGAAACGTCGATATTTAGCCAGTACATTAAGCGTCATCGCACTGATCGCTAGCAGTACATGGACTACTGCCTATGCTGTTACATTTACCCCACCCCCCAACAGTAGCTCTCCTAGACAAGCAACTGGAGGAGCTTCTCGCGGTAGTATTTTTACCCCTGCTGTCGGCAAAGGTGCGCCCAGACAAGCAACTGGAGGAGCTTCTCGCGGTAGTATGTTTGCCCCTGCTGTCGGCAAAGGTGCGCCCAGACAAGCAACTGGAGGAGCATCTCGTGGCAACCTCTTTACACCTGCCCCTGGCAAAGGTACGCCCAGACAGGCAACTGGAGGAGCTTCTCGCGGCAAGCTGTTTACACCTGCCCCTGGCAAAGGCGCTCCCCAACAAGCAAGTGCGGGTGCTTCTCGCGTTGGTACTTACTACTTGAATCCATCGACTACAAGTACAACGCAGCCAGCAGCGCTAATCGCCCTGTTGCCCCAAAATTTCTATGGCACAACAATATCTGAACGTCCCACAATCTTGGTGTATCTCCCAGCTTCCAATGCCGAAGAAGCAGTGTTCAGCCTCAAAGATGAAGCTGGCAATATGCAACATCAGATGAACATTTCAGTTGCAGGGAAAACTGGGGTAATCGCGATCGAATTACCAGCTAATGCACCCGCTTTAGCCGTTGGTAAAAACTATCAATGGTTCCTAGCACTAAAAGTAGATGGGCAACTCAGTCCGAGTACGCCTTACGTCGATGGTTGGATTCAGCGTATCCAGCCCAGTGCGGAGTTGGCAACAGCAATCCAAGAGCAAGATGCTTTGAAGCAGGCTACTATTTTGGGTAAAAATGGTGTTTGGTATGACTGTGTGGCAACACTTGCATCGGTATATACCGCTCAACCTAACAATGCAACTCTCCGCAAACAATGGGAAGAACTTCTATCCTCAGTGAGTTTAAAGGAGATTGTAACAGCCAACTTATTAGCATCTACTAACTAATACCAGTTTGGGCATTGGGCATGAGAAGAGACAAGGTAGACAAGGGAGAGGGGGGAGACAAAGAAGAAACTTGTTCAATAATTCCCCCTTGTACCCTTTGTTCCCCTCTTCTTACTTCCACCCAGTCCCCATTACCTCTTATCCCCAGAGGGAACCCTACCTTCCCCAATCCCCATTGCATGACACAAATATGTGGCGCAGATTCCAGGCTTTTATCCAAGGTACTCGCAGCGTTTTGATTATTACTCCCAGCGTTGCCTTGACTGTTATGGTTGGGCAATCGTTGGGACTTTTCAATTTACCGGAATGGAAAATTCGCGACGAATGGGTTCGTCAGCGATCTTCACAGGCGATGCCTATGGCGGGCTATGCCTACGCAGATGAGATTGTGATTGTTACAATCGATGAGCGCGATATCCAATCGGTGCGTAAATGGCCAGTTCCAGACTGGGCGCTGGCACGATTACTAGAAAAAATCCGGGCGCAGCAGCCTAGAGCCATTGGCTTGGATCTCTATCGAGATTTACCCGAAGGAAGCGGACACGAGCAACTTGTTCAAGTTTTTCGCAACACTCCCAATTTAATCGGAGTTGAGAAAATTACTGGCGAACGCGTCAATCCCCCACCAGAATTGAAAAAACAGGATCGGGTAGGATTAGCAGATTTAGTCTTGGATGGCGATCGCTTTGTACGTCGCGCCCTCTTGACAGCTGAAGATGCCAAAGAGAAAAACACCATTAAAGCCGGACTAGCAACCCTTGTAGCCCTAAAGTACCTCGAAGCTGAAAAAATTAGCTTAGAAAGCATTGACCCCCAAAAACAAAAGTTTCAGTTGGGTAAAGAAATTTACTTACCACTGCAAAATCAAGAAGCAGGTTATAACGATGCTGATTTAGGAGGCTATCAAATTCTGCTGAATTGGCATGGTTCAGAAGCCGCATTTCGGACAGTTGCGATGCGCGATGTGTTAACAGGGAAAATTCCGAGAGATTTGATGCGCGATCGCATGGTATTTATTGGGTCAATTGCCTCCAGTACCAATGATTTCTTCAGCACACCCTTCTCTTCGTGGATCTCTGCTCAAAAACCGACTCCAGGTGTGGTTGTTCATGCCAATATTGCTCATCAACTAGTACGAGGAGCAAAAACAGGAAATGCCACTCTGCACGGTGTTTCTGGCATTTTTCTGTCGTTGTGGATTGTTTTGTGGTCTGTCATTGGTTCTACGGGCAGTTGGTTATTATCTAGTAGCAAGCTGCGGATTCCCGGTGGCAAAATCCTTTGGGCAACTGTAAGTATCAGTGGAGGCTGTATATGGGGTGGCTATGGGATGTTTTTGCATGGTGTTTTAATTCCAATAACACCCGCTTTAGCCGCGTTTATCGGTAGTGTGATTGCAACAACTAATGCTTATAAACAGCGGAAGTTAGAAGAAACCAATCGCCAACTAGAAATTGCCAACAGTCAACTTTTGGATTATTCCAAAACCCTAGAGACAAAAGTCGAAGAACGCACTCATGAATTAGTCGAGGCAAAGCAAGCTGCCGATGCTGCCAATCAGGCCAAGAGTGAGTTTCTCGCCAACATGAGCCACGAACTACGTACACCTCTCAATGGCATCCTTGGTTTTGCCCAGGTACTAGAAGGATCGCCAAACATGACAGCTAAAAACCTAGAAGGGGTTAGCATTATCTACCAATGCGGATCGCACCTTTTGATGCTGATCAATGACATTCTCGATCTCTCGAAGATAGAAGCAAGAAAATTGGATTTGGTTGTTACGAGTGTGCATTTGCCCAGTTTTTTACATGGTGTGACTGAGATTTGTGGTATCCGGGCTGAACAAAAAGGAATTGGATTTAATATCTTAATTAGCGATCGCCTACCACTGGCCATTGAAGTTGATGAAAAACGCCTGCGGCAAGTGTTAATTAACTTACTGGGCAACGCGATCAAATTTACAGATAGCGGTAGCGTAACCTTCAAAGTGGAAGTCATTAGTCAAGAGTCTAAACAAATGACAAATGACAATGGACAAATGACACATCAAAAGATTCGTTTTCAGATTGAAGATACGGGTATTGGAATGTCACCAGACCAACTAGAGAAAATCTTTTTGCCTTTTGAGCAAGTGGGTGAAGCAGGACAGCGATCTGAAGGTACTGGCTTGGGGTTGGCGATTAGCCAAAGAATTGCGGCATTGATGGGAAGCCAAATTCAGGTACAGAGCCACTTAGGTGAAGGAAGTCTATTTTGGCTGGATTTGACAGTACCAGTACCACTTGCTCATGACTGGTATGGAGGAGCGATGTCTACGATGGGCACAGATACAGCCTCAACTCCTCAAAAAATTACCGGAATTCGGGGTAGTGCGCCTCAGATTCTAATTGTCGATGACGATCGCAACCACTGTTCTATGTTGACCAATCTGCTGCAAGAAATTGGCTGTCAAACCCTGGAAGCAACCGATGGCAAACATGGGCTAGAAGTAGCAATTGAACACAATCCAGATGTGATTCTACTCGATTTAGCCATGCCCAATATGGATGGTTTTGAGCTAATGGTTCATCTGCAAGCGAATCCCGAAACCCGTTCTATTCCCATTATTGTTTCTAGTGCTAGTGTCTTTGAGTCAAATCGCCAGCGGAGTTTAGAGGCAGGGGCAACAGCATTCTTATCCAAACCCCTCCAGATCGACGAACTACTTAATAGA
This portion of the Nostoc sp. GT001 genome encodes:
- a CDS encoding DUF928 domain-containing protein — protein: MKRRYLASTLSVIALIASSTWTTAYAVTFTPPPNSSSPRQATGGASRGSIFTPAVGKGAPRQATGGASRGSMFAPAVGKGAPRQATGGASRGNLFTPAPGKGTPRQATGGASRGKLFTPAPGKGAPQQASAGASRVGTYYLNPSTTSTTQPAALIALLPQNFYGTTISERPTILVYLPASNAEEAVFSLKDEAGNMQHQMNISVAGKTGVIAIELPANAPALAVGKNYQWFLALKVDGQLSPSTPYVDGWIQRIQPSAELATAIQEQDALKQATILGKNGVWYDCVATLASVYTAQPNNATLRKQWEELLSSVSLKEIVTANLLASTN
- a CDS encoding CHASE2 domain-containing protein, with amino-acid sequence MWRRFQAFIQGTRSVLIITPSVALTVMVGQSLGLFNLPEWKIRDEWVRQRSSQAMPMAGYAYADEIVIVTIDERDIQSVRKWPVPDWALARLLEKIRAQQPRAIGLDLYRDLPEGSGHEQLVQVFRNTPNLIGVEKITGERVNPPPELKKQDRVGLADLVLDGDRFVRRALLTAEDAKEKNTIKAGLATLVALKYLEAEKISLESIDPQKQKFQLGKEIYLPLQNQEAGYNDADLGGYQILLNWHGSEAAFRTVAMRDVLTGKIPRDLMRDRMVFIGSIASSTNDFFSTPFSSWISAQKPTPGVVVHANIAHQLVRGAKTGNATLHGVSGIFLSLWIVLWSVIGSTGSWLLSSSKLRIPGGKILWATVSISGGCIWGGYGMFLHGVLIPITPALAAFIGSVIATTNAYKQRKLEETNRQLEIANSQLLDYSKTLETKVEERTHELVEAKQAADAANQAKSEFLANMSHELRTPLNGILGFAQVLEGSPNMTAKNLEGVSIIYQCGSHLLMLINDILDLSKIEARKLDLVVTSVHLPSFLHGVTEICGIRAEQKGIGFNILISDRLPLAIEVDEKRLRQVLINLLGNAIKFTDSGSVTFKVEVISQESKQMTNDNGQMTHQKIRFQIEDTGIGMSPDQLEKIFLPFEQVGEAGQRSEGTGLGLAISQRIAALMGSQIQVQSHLGEGSLFWLDLTVPVPLAHDWYGGAMSTMGTDTASTPQKITGIRGSAPQILIVDDDRNHCSMLTNLLQEIGCQTLEATDGKHGLEVAIEHNPDVILLDLAMPNMDGFELMVHLQANPETRSIPIIVSSASVFESNRQRSLEAGATAFLSKPLQIDELLNRLRSLLGVEWIYAESSPPKGEQITDSELILPSQDVLQQLYHLAMMGDISAIEGMLKELIEENSQLAPFAAELSKLTANFQTGKIRKLLKSFVTTELHP